One stretch of Passer domesticus isolate bPasDom1 chromosome 2, bPasDom1.hap1, whole genome shotgun sequence DNA includes these proteins:
- the ANKRD49 gene encoding ankyrin repeat domain-containing protein 49 has protein sequence MNKDKQADEDDDDSELFEDFTEHFNQLELLETHRHLIPVGTQSCWSGQSDDDDDEQERTEEWYEMQEKKMEKHPEKLLLWAAENNRLSTVRRLLTEKLAPVNARDEDQYTPLHRAAYSGHLDVAHELVAQGADVHAQTVDGWTPLHSACKWNNTRVAAFLLQQGADINAQTNGLLTPLHIAAGNKNSRETLELLLMNRYVKPDLKNNLDETALDIARRTDIYHYLFEIVEDCINTVSP, from the exons ATGAATAAAGACAAGCAAgctgatgaagatgatgatgacaGCGAGCTGTTTGAAGACTTCACAGAGCATTTTAACCAACTTGAACTGCTGGAGACGCACAGGCATTTGATTCCTGTAGGAACTCAGAGCTGTTGGTCAGGACAgtctgatgatgatgatgatgagcaAGAAAGAACGGAGGAATGGTACGAaatgcaagaaaagaaaatggaaaaacatcCAGAGAAATTGCTACTCTGGGCAGCTGAAAACAATCGG CTGAGTACCGTGAGGAGGCTCCTGACGGAAAAGCTGGCTCCAGTGAACGCTCGCGATGAAGACCAATACACTCCTCTCCACCGAGCTGCCTACAGCGGGCACTTGGATGTTGCACACGAGTTGGTGGCCCAAGGGGCCGACGTCCACGCGCAGACCGTGGACGGCTGGACGCCCCTGCACAGCGCCTGCAAGTGGAACAACACCAGAGTGGCCGcgttcctgctgcagcagggtgcGGACATCAACGCGCAGACAAACGGTCTGCTGACACCTCTGCACATTGCTGCAGGGAACAAAAACAGCAGGGAAACCCTTGAGCTCCTGCTGATGAATCGCTACGTGAAGCCAGACTTGAAAAACAACTTGGATGAAACTGCCCTTGACATTGCAAGGAGGACTGATATCTATCACTACCTTTTTGAAATAGTAGAAGACTGCATAAACACTGTGTCCCCATAA